The following are from one region of the Prionailurus bengalensis isolate Pbe53 chromosome A2, Fcat_Pben_1.1_paternal_pri, whole genome shotgun sequence genome:
- the LOC122487615 gene encoding up-regulator of cell proliferation isoform X2, with translation MASPGRSDLGEVAPGIKASERRTAVAIADLEWREMEADDYGTNEAQDSDFPTAERSRLQEMLSLLGLETYQAQKLSLQDALQISSDSMRNWAPQAPKDLPWNFLRKLQALNAEARNTTMVLDVPPDARPMEKESQMEEEIIYWDAADDISADIYSFSELPTPDTPVNPLDLLCALLLSSDGFLQQEIVLKMSLCQFALPLVLPDSENHYHTFLLWALRAVVRTWWAQPPRGVGGLREDSAVLSRAPTFAFVRMEVSSNSKSQLLNAVLSPSHRPRDCFWHRDLSVGTNPREIADGLVEVSWFLPSGREDLDVFPEPVAFLNLRGDIGSHWLQFKLLTEISSAVFILTDNISRKDYKLLYSLRGSATKYYFILSPYRGKRNTNLRFLNKLIPVLKMDHSHVLVKVSSTDSAGFVRRVRSIVAHVARSPCRRLSVEEMAHVARKLGLRVDEDCDECQRAKQRMERITRRIKDCDAYRRDELWLQGDPWRKAAQVEKELCQAQRAGDPPDKGRAELGHRLLELRAQQNRQDPAWGLQEFIAGISSASLAEKQYFLRWMEWGLARVAQPRPRQPPETILSLRPKHCGMVDFGELLWPEPLGVEHFLREMGQFYEAESCLVEAGKLPAGQRRFAHFPGLALELLLKGLPLELIDGSTLSTPLHWVTGLLKELHVRLERRSRLVVLSALGAPGTGKSTLLNTMFGLRFATGRGCGPRGAFMQLVTVAENFSQDLGCDHILVIDSGGLIGGALTAAGERFELEASLATLLMGLSNITVVSLAETRDIPPAVLHAFLRLEKTGHVPNYQFVYQNLQDACAPGPRPRDRRPLLDPPGDVSRAGAQMEKQGDGIRTLADLAFCDPEKQHVWHIPGLWHGVPPMAAVSLGYSEAIFELKRCLLENIRNGLSNQNKNIQQLIELVRRL, from the exons ACGCTCAGATTTGGGAGAAGTAGCCCCAGGAATAAAAGCATCTGAGAGACGGACTGCGGTGGCCATTGCAG atctggaatggagagaaatggaagcagaTGACT ACGGTACAAATGAGGCTCAGGACAGTGACTTCCCAACAG cGGAGAGGAGCAGGCTGCAGGAGATGCTGTCGCTGCTGGGGCTGGAGACCTATCAGGCCCAGAAGCTCAGCCTCCAGGACGCCCTGCAGATCAGCAGCGACAGCATGAGAAACTGGGCCCCTCAGGCCCCCAAAGACCTGCCCTGGAATTTCCTCAGGAAGCTGCAGGCCCTCAACGCTGAGGCCAGGAACACCACCATGGTGCTGGATGTGCCCCCGGACGCCAGGCCCATGGAGAAGGAGAGCCAGATGGAAGAGGAGATCATTTACTGGGACGCGGCTGACGACATCTCCGCGGACATCTATTCCTTCTCAGAGCTGCCGACGCCCGACACGCCTGTGAACCCCTTGgaccttctctgtgcccttctgCTCTCCTCAGATGGTTTCCTGCAGCAGGAAATTGTGCTGAAAATGTCCCTGTGCCAGTTTGCACTCCCTCTTGTCTTGCCTGACTCGGAGAACCACTACCACACGTTTCTGCTGTGGGCCCTGAGGGCCGTGGTGCGGACGTGGTGGGCGCAGCCCCCGCGGGGTGTGGGCGGCCTCCGAGAGGACAGCGCGGTGCTGTCCCGGGCTCCCACCTTCGCCTTCGTGCGCATGGAGGTCAGCAGCAACTCCAAGTCACAGCTGCTCAACGCTGTGCTCAGCCCCAGCCACCGGCCACGAGACTGCTTCTGGCATCGCGACCTGAGTGTGGGCACCAACCCCCGGGAGATCGCAGATGGGCTGGTGGAAGTCTCCTGGTTCCTCCCCAGCGGCAGGGAGGACCTGGATGTGTTCCCGGAGCCCGTGGCCTTTCTGAACCTGCGGGGCGACATCGGGTCTCACTGGCTGCAGTTCAAGCTCTTGACCGAGATCTCGTCCGCCGTGTTCATCCTGACCGACAACATCAGCAGGAAGGACTATAAGCTGCTCTACTCCCTGAGGGGCTCAGCCACCAAGTACTATTTCATCCTGAGCCCCTACCGTGGGAAGCGGAACACAAACCTCAGGTTCCTGAACAAGCTCATCCCGGTGCTGAAGATGGACCACTCACACGTACTGGTGAAGGTCAGCAGCACTGACAGCGCAGGCTTCGTGCGCAGGGTCCGCTCCATCGTGGCGCACGTGGCCCGGTCCCCCTGCAGGAGGTTGTCTGTGGAGGAGATGGCGCACGTGGCCCGTAAGCTGGGGCTGAGGGTGGACGAGGACTGTGATGAGTGTCAGCGGGCAAAGCAGCGTATGGAGCGCATCACCAGGAGGATCAAGGACTGTGATGCCTACCGCAGGGACGAGCTGTGGCTGCAGGGGGACCCCTGGCGGAAGGCGGCCCAGGTGGAGAAGGAGCTGTGCCAGGCCCAGAGGGCAGGGGACCCTCCTGACAAGGGCAGGGCGGAGCTGGGGCACCGGCTGCTAGAACTTCGTGCACAGCAGAACCGCCAGGACCCTGCCTGGGGGCTGCAGGAGTTCATCGCAGGCATCAGCAGCGCCTCACTGGCTGAGAAGCAGTACTTCCTGAGGTGGATGGAGTGGGGACTGGCTCGCGTGGCCCAGCCAAGGCCGCGGCAGCCTCCTGAGACCATTCTTAGCCTGAGACCCAAGCACTGTGGCATGGTGGACTTCGGGGAGCTGCTCTGGCCTGAGCCCCTGGGTGTAGAGCACTTCCTGCGGGAGATGGGACAGTTTTACGAGGCAGAAAGCTGCCTGGTGGAGGCAGGGAAGCTGCCGGCCGGCCAGAGGCGGTTTGCCCACTTCCCGGGCCTGGCCCTGGAGCTGCTGCTGAAGGGGCTGCCCTTGGAGCTGATCGACGGCAGCACGCTGAGTACCCCCCTGCACTGGGTCACGGGGCTCCTGAAGGAGCTGCACGTTCGCCTGGAGAGGAGGTCGCGCCTGGTGGTCCTGTCGGCACTGGGTGCACCGGGCACTGGGAAGTCCACGCTTCTCAACACCATGTTTGGGCTGCGCTTTGCCACGGGGCGGGGGTGTGGCCCTCGAGGGGCCTTCATGCAGCTGGTCACCGTGGCCGAGAACTTCAGCCAGGATCTGGGCTGCGACCACATCCTGGTGATAGACTCTGGGGGCTTGATAGGCGGGGCCCTGACCGCAGCCGGGGAGAGGTTTGAGCTGGAGGCCTCCCTGGCCACTCTGCTCATGGGGCTGAGCAACATCACTGTGGTGAGCCTGGCTGAGACGAGGGACATACCACCAGCTGTTCTGCACGCGTTTCTGAGGTTGGAGAAAACGGGGCACGTGCCCAACTATCAGTTTGTGTACCAGAACCTCCAGGATGCGTGTGCCCCCGGCCCCAGGCCTCGGGACAGGAGGCCGCTCCTGGATCCCCCTGGAGACGTGAGCAGAGCTGGCGCACAGATGGAGAAGCAGGGGGACGGCATCCGGACGCTGGCCGACCTGGCCTTTTGTGACCCTGAGAAGCAGCATGTTTGGCACATCCCTGGCCTGTGGCATGGGGTGCCTCCCATGGCTGCGGTGAGCTTGGGGTACAGCGAGGCCATTTTTGAGTTAAAGAGGTGTCTGCTGGAAAACATCAGGAACGGCCTGTCCAACCAGAACAAAAACATCCAGCAGCTCATTGAGCTGGTGAGGCGGCTCTGA
- the LOC122487615 gene encoding up-regulator of cell proliferation isoform X1, translating into MKTLIFLSASGAELSSLCCTVVFPGLSSQQAEDETPRDPAWSLLPDCGLEVELLVKGRSDLGEVAPGIKASERRTAVAIADLEWREMEADDYGTNEAQDSDFPTAERSRLQEMLSLLGLETYQAQKLSLQDALQISSDSMRNWAPQAPKDLPWNFLRKLQALNAEARNTTMVLDVPPDARPMEKESQMEEEIIYWDAADDISADIYSFSELPTPDTPVNPLDLLCALLLSSDGFLQQEIVLKMSLCQFALPLVLPDSENHYHTFLLWALRAVVRTWWAQPPRGVGGLREDSAVLSRAPTFAFVRMEVSSNSKSQLLNAVLSPSHRPRDCFWHRDLSVGTNPREIADGLVEVSWFLPSGREDLDVFPEPVAFLNLRGDIGSHWLQFKLLTEISSAVFILTDNISRKDYKLLYSLRGSATKYYFILSPYRGKRNTNLRFLNKLIPVLKMDHSHVLVKVSSTDSAGFVRRVRSIVAHVARSPCRRLSVEEMAHVARKLGLRVDEDCDECQRAKQRMERITRRIKDCDAYRRDELWLQGDPWRKAAQVEKELCQAQRAGDPPDKGRAELGHRLLELRAQQNRQDPAWGLQEFIAGISSASLAEKQYFLRWMEWGLARVAQPRPRQPPETILSLRPKHCGMVDFGELLWPEPLGVEHFLREMGQFYEAESCLVEAGKLPAGQRRFAHFPGLALELLLKGLPLELIDGSTLSTPLHWVTGLLKELHVRLERRSRLVVLSALGAPGTGKSTLLNTMFGLRFATGRGCGPRGAFMQLVTVAENFSQDLGCDHILVIDSGGLIGGALTAAGERFELEASLATLLMGLSNITVVSLAETRDIPPAVLHAFLRLEKTGHVPNYQFVYQNLQDACAPGPRPRDRRPLLDPPGDVSRAGAQMEKQGDGIRTLADLAFCDPEKQHVWHIPGLWHGVPPMAAVSLGYSEAIFELKRCLLENIRNGLSNQNKNIQQLIELVRRL; encoded by the exons ATGAAAACTCTCATTTTTTTATCAGCATCGGGGGCGGAGCTTAGCAGTCTGTGCTGTACAGTTGTGTTTCCAGGACTCTCCTCACAGCAGGCAGAGGATGAGACGCCCAGAGACCCGGCGTGGAGTCTCCTTCCGGACTGCGG gctagaagtggaattactggtcAAAGg ACGCTCAGATTTGGGAGAAGTAGCCCCAGGAATAAAAGCATCTGAGAGACGGACTGCGGTGGCCATTGCAG atctggaatggagagaaatggaagcagaTGACT ACGGTACAAATGAGGCTCAGGACAGTGACTTCCCAACAG cGGAGAGGAGCAGGCTGCAGGAGATGCTGTCGCTGCTGGGGCTGGAGACCTATCAGGCCCAGAAGCTCAGCCTCCAGGACGCCCTGCAGATCAGCAGCGACAGCATGAGAAACTGGGCCCCTCAGGCCCCCAAAGACCTGCCCTGGAATTTCCTCAGGAAGCTGCAGGCCCTCAACGCTGAGGCCAGGAACACCACCATGGTGCTGGATGTGCCCCCGGACGCCAGGCCCATGGAGAAGGAGAGCCAGATGGAAGAGGAGATCATTTACTGGGACGCGGCTGACGACATCTCCGCGGACATCTATTCCTTCTCAGAGCTGCCGACGCCCGACACGCCTGTGAACCCCTTGgaccttctctgtgcccttctgCTCTCCTCAGATGGTTTCCTGCAGCAGGAAATTGTGCTGAAAATGTCCCTGTGCCAGTTTGCACTCCCTCTTGTCTTGCCTGACTCGGAGAACCACTACCACACGTTTCTGCTGTGGGCCCTGAGGGCCGTGGTGCGGACGTGGTGGGCGCAGCCCCCGCGGGGTGTGGGCGGCCTCCGAGAGGACAGCGCGGTGCTGTCCCGGGCTCCCACCTTCGCCTTCGTGCGCATGGAGGTCAGCAGCAACTCCAAGTCACAGCTGCTCAACGCTGTGCTCAGCCCCAGCCACCGGCCACGAGACTGCTTCTGGCATCGCGACCTGAGTGTGGGCACCAACCCCCGGGAGATCGCAGATGGGCTGGTGGAAGTCTCCTGGTTCCTCCCCAGCGGCAGGGAGGACCTGGATGTGTTCCCGGAGCCCGTGGCCTTTCTGAACCTGCGGGGCGACATCGGGTCTCACTGGCTGCAGTTCAAGCTCTTGACCGAGATCTCGTCCGCCGTGTTCATCCTGACCGACAACATCAGCAGGAAGGACTATAAGCTGCTCTACTCCCTGAGGGGCTCAGCCACCAAGTACTATTTCATCCTGAGCCCCTACCGTGGGAAGCGGAACACAAACCTCAGGTTCCTGAACAAGCTCATCCCGGTGCTGAAGATGGACCACTCACACGTACTGGTGAAGGTCAGCAGCACTGACAGCGCAGGCTTCGTGCGCAGGGTCCGCTCCATCGTGGCGCACGTGGCCCGGTCCCCCTGCAGGAGGTTGTCTGTGGAGGAGATGGCGCACGTGGCCCGTAAGCTGGGGCTGAGGGTGGACGAGGACTGTGATGAGTGTCAGCGGGCAAAGCAGCGTATGGAGCGCATCACCAGGAGGATCAAGGACTGTGATGCCTACCGCAGGGACGAGCTGTGGCTGCAGGGGGACCCCTGGCGGAAGGCGGCCCAGGTGGAGAAGGAGCTGTGCCAGGCCCAGAGGGCAGGGGACCCTCCTGACAAGGGCAGGGCGGAGCTGGGGCACCGGCTGCTAGAACTTCGTGCACAGCAGAACCGCCAGGACCCTGCCTGGGGGCTGCAGGAGTTCATCGCAGGCATCAGCAGCGCCTCACTGGCTGAGAAGCAGTACTTCCTGAGGTGGATGGAGTGGGGACTGGCTCGCGTGGCCCAGCCAAGGCCGCGGCAGCCTCCTGAGACCATTCTTAGCCTGAGACCCAAGCACTGTGGCATGGTGGACTTCGGGGAGCTGCTCTGGCCTGAGCCCCTGGGTGTAGAGCACTTCCTGCGGGAGATGGGACAGTTTTACGAGGCAGAAAGCTGCCTGGTGGAGGCAGGGAAGCTGCCGGCCGGCCAGAGGCGGTTTGCCCACTTCCCGGGCCTGGCCCTGGAGCTGCTGCTGAAGGGGCTGCCCTTGGAGCTGATCGACGGCAGCACGCTGAGTACCCCCCTGCACTGGGTCACGGGGCTCCTGAAGGAGCTGCACGTTCGCCTGGAGAGGAGGTCGCGCCTGGTGGTCCTGTCGGCACTGGGTGCACCGGGCACTGGGAAGTCCACGCTTCTCAACACCATGTTTGGGCTGCGCTTTGCCACGGGGCGGGGGTGTGGCCCTCGAGGGGCCTTCATGCAGCTGGTCACCGTGGCCGAGAACTTCAGCCAGGATCTGGGCTGCGACCACATCCTGGTGATAGACTCTGGGGGCTTGATAGGCGGGGCCCTGACCGCAGCCGGGGAGAGGTTTGAGCTGGAGGCCTCCCTGGCCACTCTGCTCATGGGGCTGAGCAACATCACTGTGGTGAGCCTGGCTGAGACGAGGGACATACCACCAGCTGTTCTGCACGCGTTTCTGAGGTTGGAGAAAACGGGGCACGTGCCCAACTATCAGTTTGTGTACCAGAACCTCCAGGATGCGTGTGCCCCCGGCCCCAGGCCTCGGGACAGGAGGCCGCTCCTGGATCCCCCTGGAGACGTGAGCAGAGCTGGCGCACAGATGGAGAAGCAGGGGGACGGCATCCGGACGCTGGCCGACCTGGCCTTTTGTGACCCTGAGAAGCAGCATGTTTGGCACATCCCTGGCCTGTGGCATGGGGTGCCTCCCATGGCTGCGGTGAGCTTGGGGTACAGCGAGGCCATTTTTGAGTTAAAGAGGTGTCTGCTGGAAAACATCAGGAACGGCCTGTCCAACCAGAACAAAAACATCCAGCAGCTCATTGAGCTGGTGAGGCGGCTCTGA
- the LOC122487615 gene encoding up-regulator of cell proliferation isoform X3, which yields MASPGLEVELLVKGRSDLGEVAPGIKASERRTAVAIADLEWREMEADDYGTNEAQDSDFPTAERSRLQEMLSLLGLETYQAQKLSLQDALQISSDSMRNWAPQAPKDLPWNFLRKLQALNAEARNTTMVLDVPPDARPMEKESQMEEEIIYWDAADDISADIYSFSELPTPDTPVNPLDLLCALLLSSDGFLQQEIVLKMSLCQFALPLVLPDSENHYHTFLLWALRAVVRTWWAQPPRGVGGLREDSAVLSRAPTFAFVRMEVSSNSKSQLLNAVLSPSHRPRDCFWHRDLSVGTNPREIADGLVEVSWFLPSGREDLDVFPEPVAFLNLRGDIGSHWLQFKLLTEISSAVFILTDNISRKDYKLLYSLRGSATKYYFILSPYRGKRNTNLRFLNKLIPVLKMDHSHVLVKVSSTDSAGFVRRVRSIVAHVARSPCRRLSVEEMAHVARKLGLRVDEDCDECQRAKQRMERITRRIKDCDAYRRDELWLQGDPWRKAAQVEKELCQAQRAGDPPDKGRAELGHRLLELRAQQNRQDPAWGLQEFIAGISSASLAEKQYFLRWMEWGLARVAQPRPRQPPETILSLRPKHCGMVDFGELLWPEPLGVEHFLREMGQFYEAESCLVEAGKLPAGQRRFAHFPGLALELLLKGLPLELIDGSTLSTPLHWVTGLLKELHVRLERRSRLVVLSALGAPGTGKSTLLNTMFGLRFATGRGCGPRGAFMQLVTVAENFSQDLGCDHILVIDSGGLIGGALTAAGERFELEASLATLLMGLSNITVVSLAETRDIPPAVLHAFLRLEKTGHVPNYQFVYQNLQDACAPGPRPRDRRPLLDPPGDVSRAGAQMEKQGDGIRTLADLAFCDPEKQHVWHIPGLWHGVPPMAAVSLGYSEAIFELKRCLLENIRNGLSNQNKNIQQLIELVRRL from the exons gctagaagtggaattactggtcAAAGg ACGCTCAGATTTGGGAGAAGTAGCCCCAGGAATAAAAGCATCTGAGAGACGGACTGCGGTGGCCATTGCAG atctggaatggagagaaatggaagcagaTGACT ACGGTACAAATGAGGCTCAGGACAGTGACTTCCCAACAG cGGAGAGGAGCAGGCTGCAGGAGATGCTGTCGCTGCTGGGGCTGGAGACCTATCAGGCCCAGAAGCTCAGCCTCCAGGACGCCCTGCAGATCAGCAGCGACAGCATGAGAAACTGGGCCCCTCAGGCCCCCAAAGACCTGCCCTGGAATTTCCTCAGGAAGCTGCAGGCCCTCAACGCTGAGGCCAGGAACACCACCATGGTGCTGGATGTGCCCCCGGACGCCAGGCCCATGGAGAAGGAGAGCCAGATGGAAGAGGAGATCATTTACTGGGACGCGGCTGACGACATCTCCGCGGACATCTATTCCTTCTCAGAGCTGCCGACGCCCGACACGCCTGTGAACCCCTTGgaccttctctgtgcccttctgCTCTCCTCAGATGGTTTCCTGCAGCAGGAAATTGTGCTGAAAATGTCCCTGTGCCAGTTTGCACTCCCTCTTGTCTTGCCTGACTCGGAGAACCACTACCACACGTTTCTGCTGTGGGCCCTGAGGGCCGTGGTGCGGACGTGGTGGGCGCAGCCCCCGCGGGGTGTGGGCGGCCTCCGAGAGGACAGCGCGGTGCTGTCCCGGGCTCCCACCTTCGCCTTCGTGCGCATGGAGGTCAGCAGCAACTCCAAGTCACAGCTGCTCAACGCTGTGCTCAGCCCCAGCCACCGGCCACGAGACTGCTTCTGGCATCGCGACCTGAGTGTGGGCACCAACCCCCGGGAGATCGCAGATGGGCTGGTGGAAGTCTCCTGGTTCCTCCCCAGCGGCAGGGAGGACCTGGATGTGTTCCCGGAGCCCGTGGCCTTTCTGAACCTGCGGGGCGACATCGGGTCTCACTGGCTGCAGTTCAAGCTCTTGACCGAGATCTCGTCCGCCGTGTTCATCCTGACCGACAACATCAGCAGGAAGGACTATAAGCTGCTCTACTCCCTGAGGGGCTCAGCCACCAAGTACTATTTCATCCTGAGCCCCTACCGTGGGAAGCGGAACACAAACCTCAGGTTCCTGAACAAGCTCATCCCGGTGCTGAAGATGGACCACTCACACGTACTGGTGAAGGTCAGCAGCACTGACAGCGCAGGCTTCGTGCGCAGGGTCCGCTCCATCGTGGCGCACGTGGCCCGGTCCCCCTGCAGGAGGTTGTCTGTGGAGGAGATGGCGCACGTGGCCCGTAAGCTGGGGCTGAGGGTGGACGAGGACTGTGATGAGTGTCAGCGGGCAAAGCAGCGTATGGAGCGCATCACCAGGAGGATCAAGGACTGTGATGCCTACCGCAGGGACGAGCTGTGGCTGCAGGGGGACCCCTGGCGGAAGGCGGCCCAGGTGGAGAAGGAGCTGTGCCAGGCCCAGAGGGCAGGGGACCCTCCTGACAAGGGCAGGGCGGAGCTGGGGCACCGGCTGCTAGAACTTCGTGCACAGCAGAACCGCCAGGACCCTGCCTGGGGGCTGCAGGAGTTCATCGCAGGCATCAGCAGCGCCTCACTGGCTGAGAAGCAGTACTTCCTGAGGTGGATGGAGTGGGGACTGGCTCGCGTGGCCCAGCCAAGGCCGCGGCAGCCTCCTGAGACCATTCTTAGCCTGAGACCCAAGCACTGTGGCATGGTGGACTTCGGGGAGCTGCTCTGGCCTGAGCCCCTGGGTGTAGAGCACTTCCTGCGGGAGATGGGACAGTTTTACGAGGCAGAAAGCTGCCTGGTGGAGGCAGGGAAGCTGCCGGCCGGCCAGAGGCGGTTTGCCCACTTCCCGGGCCTGGCCCTGGAGCTGCTGCTGAAGGGGCTGCCCTTGGAGCTGATCGACGGCAGCACGCTGAGTACCCCCCTGCACTGGGTCACGGGGCTCCTGAAGGAGCTGCACGTTCGCCTGGAGAGGAGGTCGCGCCTGGTGGTCCTGTCGGCACTGGGTGCACCGGGCACTGGGAAGTCCACGCTTCTCAACACCATGTTTGGGCTGCGCTTTGCCACGGGGCGGGGGTGTGGCCCTCGAGGGGCCTTCATGCAGCTGGTCACCGTGGCCGAGAACTTCAGCCAGGATCTGGGCTGCGACCACATCCTGGTGATAGACTCTGGGGGCTTGATAGGCGGGGCCCTGACCGCAGCCGGGGAGAGGTTTGAGCTGGAGGCCTCCCTGGCCACTCTGCTCATGGGGCTGAGCAACATCACTGTGGTGAGCCTGGCTGAGACGAGGGACATACCACCAGCTGTTCTGCACGCGTTTCTGAGGTTGGAGAAAACGGGGCACGTGCCCAACTATCAGTTTGTGTACCAGAACCTCCAGGATGCGTGTGCCCCCGGCCCCAGGCCTCGGGACAGGAGGCCGCTCCTGGATCCCCCTGGAGACGTGAGCAGAGCTGGCGCACAGATGGAGAAGCAGGGGGACGGCATCCGGACGCTGGCCGACCTGGCCTTTTGTGACCCTGAGAAGCAGCATGTTTGGCACATCCCTGGCCTGTGGCATGGGGTGCCTCCCATGGCTGCGGTGAGCTTGGGGTACAGCGAGGCCATTTTTGAGTTAAAGAGGTGTCTGCTGGAAAACATCAGGAACGGCCTGTCCAACCAGAACAAAAACATCCAGCAGCTCATTGAGCTGGTGAGGCGGCTCTGA
- the LOC122487615 gene encoding up-regulator of cell proliferation isoform X4, whose protein sequence is MEADDYGTNEAQDSDFPTAERSRLQEMLSLLGLETYQAQKLSLQDALQISSDSMRNWAPQAPKDLPWNFLRKLQALNAEARNTTMVLDVPPDARPMEKESQMEEEIIYWDAADDISADIYSFSELPTPDTPVNPLDLLCALLLSSDGFLQQEIVLKMSLCQFALPLVLPDSENHYHTFLLWALRAVVRTWWAQPPRGVGGLREDSAVLSRAPTFAFVRMEVSSNSKSQLLNAVLSPSHRPRDCFWHRDLSVGTNPREIADGLVEVSWFLPSGREDLDVFPEPVAFLNLRGDIGSHWLQFKLLTEISSAVFILTDNISRKDYKLLYSLRGSATKYYFILSPYRGKRNTNLRFLNKLIPVLKMDHSHVLVKVSSTDSAGFVRRVRSIVAHVARSPCRRLSVEEMAHVARKLGLRVDEDCDECQRAKQRMERITRRIKDCDAYRRDELWLQGDPWRKAAQVEKELCQAQRAGDPPDKGRAELGHRLLELRAQQNRQDPAWGLQEFIAGISSASLAEKQYFLRWMEWGLARVAQPRPRQPPETILSLRPKHCGMVDFGELLWPEPLGVEHFLREMGQFYEAESCLVEAGKLPAGQRRFAHFPGLALELLLKGLPLELIDGSTLSTPLHWVTGLLKELHVRLERRSRLVVLSALGAPGTGKSTLLNTMFGLRFATGRGCGPRGAFMQLVTVAENFSQDLGCDHILVIDSGGLIGGALTAAGERFELEASLATLLMGLSNITVVSLAETRDIPPAVLHAFLRLEKTGHVPNYQFVYQNLQDACAPGPRPRDRRPLLDPPGDVSRAGAQMEKQGDGIRTLADLAFCDPEKQHVWHIPGLWHGVPPMAAVSLGYSEAIFELKRCLLENIRNGLSNQNKNIQQLIELVRRL, encoded by the exons atggaagcagaTGACT ACGGTACAAATGAGGCTCAGGACAGTGACTTCCCAACAG cGGAGAGGAGCAGGCTGCAGGAGATGCTGTCGCTGCTGGGGCTGGAGACCTATCAGGCCCAGAAGCTCAGCCTCCAGGACGCCCTGCAGATCAGCAGCGACAGCATGAGAAACTGGGCCCCTCAGGCCCCCAAAGACCTGCCCTGGAATTTCCTCAGGAAGCTGCAGGCCCTCAACGCTGAGGCCAGGAACACCACCATGGTGCTGGATGTGCCCCCGGACGCCAGGCCCATGGAGAAGGAGAGCCAGATGGAAGAGGAGATCATTTACTGGGACGCGGCTGACGACATCTCCGCGGACATCTATTCCTTCTCAGAGCTGCCGACGCCCGACACGCCTGTGAACCCCTTGgaccttctctgtgcccttctgCTCTCCTCAGATGGTTTCCTGCAGCAGGAAATTGTGCTGAAAATGTCCCTGTGCCAGTTTGCACTCCCTCTTGTCTTGCCTGACTCGGAGAACCACTACCACACGTTTCTGCTGTGGGCCCTGAGGGCCGTGGTGCGGACGTGGTGGGCGCAGCCCCCGCGGGGTGTGGGCGGCCTCCGAGAGGACAGCGCGGTGCTGTCCCGGGCTCCCACCTTCGCCTTCGTGCGCATGGAGGTCAGCAGCAACTCCAAGTCACAGCTGCTCAACGCTGTGCTCAGCCCCAGCCACCGGCCACGAGACTGCTTCTGGCATCGCGACCTGAGTGTGGGCACCAACCCCCGGGAGATCGCAGATGGGCTGGTGGAAGTCTCCTGGTTCCTCCCCAGCGGCAGGGAGGACCTGGATGTGTTCCCGGAGCCCGTGGCCTTTCTGAACCTGCGGGGCGACATCGGGTCTCACTGGCTGCAGTTCAAGCTCTTGACCGAGATCTCGTCCGCCGTGTTCATCCTGACCGACAACATCAGCAGGAAGGACTATAAGCTGCTCTACTCCCTGAGGGGCTCAGCCACCAAGTACTATTTCATCCTGAGCCCCTACCGTGGGAAGCGGAACACAAACCTCAGGTTCCTGAACAAGCTCATCCCGGTGCTGAAGATGGACCACTCACACGTACTGGTGAAGGTCAGCAGCACTGACAGCGCAGGCTTCGTGCGCAGGGTCCGCTCCATCGTGGCGCACGTGGCCCGGTCCCCCTGCAGGAGGTTGTCTGTGGAGGAGATGGCGCACGTGGCCCGTAAGCTGGGGCTGAGGGTGGACGAGGACTGTGATGAGTGTCAGCGGGCAAAGCAGCGTATGGAGCGCATCACCAGGAGGATCAAGGACTGTGATGCCTACCGCAGGGACGAGCTGTGGCTGCAGGGGGACCCCTGGCGGAAGGCGGCCCAGGTGGAGAAGGAGCTGTGCCAGGCCCAGAGGGCAGGGGACCCTCCTGACAAGGGCAGGGCGGAGCTGGGGCACCGGCTGCTAGAACTTCGTGCACAGCAGAACCGCCAGGACCCTGCCTGGGGGCTGCAGGAGTTCATCGCAGGCATCAGCAGCGCCTCACTGGCTGAGAAGCAGTACTTCCTGAGGTGGATGGAGTGGGGACTGGCTCGCGTGGCCCAGCCAAGGCCGCGGCAGCCTCCTGAGACCATTCTTAGCCTGAGACCCAAGCACTGTGGCATGGTGGACTTCGGGGAGCTGCTCTGGCCTGAGCCCCTGGGTGTAGAGCACTTCCTGCGGGAGATGGGACAGTTTTACGAGGCAGAAAGCTGCCTGGTGGAGGCAGGGAAGCTGCCGGCCGGCCAGAGGCGGTTTGCCCACTTCCCGGGCCTGGCCCTGGAGCTGCTGCTGAAGGGGCTGCCCTTGGAGCTGATCGACGGCAGCACGCTGAGTACCCCCCTGCACTGGGTCACGGGGCTCCTGAAGGAGCTGCACGTTCGCCTGGAGAGGAGGTCGCGCCTGGTGGTCCTGTCGGCACTGGGTGCACCGGGCACTGGGAAGTCCACGCTTCTCAACACCATGTTTGGGCTGCGCTTTGCCACGGGGCGGGGGTGTGGCCCTCGAGGGGCCTTCATGCAGCTGGTCACCGTGGCCGAGAACTTCAGCCAGGATCTGGGCTGCGACCACATCCTGGTGATAGACTCTGGGGGCTTGATAGGCGGGGCCCTGACCGCAGCCGGGGAGAGGTTTGAGCTGGAGGCCTCCCTGGCCACTCTGCTCATGGGGCTGAGCAACATCACTGTGGTGAGCCTGGCTGAGACGAGGGACATACCACCAGCTGTTCTGCACGCGTTTCTGAGGTTGGAGAAAACGGGGCACGTGCCCAACTATCAGTTTGTGTACCAGAACCTCCAGGATGCGTGTGCCCCCGGCCCCAGGCCTCGGGACAGGAGGCCGCTCCTGGATCCCCCTGGAGACGTGAGCAGAGCTGGCGCACAGATGGAGAAGCAGGGGGACGGCATCCGGACGCTGGCCGACCTGGCCTTTTGTGACCCTGAGAAGCAGCATGTTTGGCACATCCCTGGCCTGTGGCATGGGGTGCCTCCCATGGCTGCGGTGAGCTTGGGGTACAGCGAGGCCATTTTTGAGTTAAAGAGGTGTCTGCTGGAAAACATCAGGAACGGCCTGTCCAACCAGAACAAAAACATCCAGCAGCTCATTGAGCTGGTGAGGCGGCTCTGA